One window of the Oceanicoccus sp. KOV_DT_Chl genome contains the following:
- a CDS encoding heavy metal translocating P-type ATPase has translation MATPDHNEPNTQLITDIIGMNCNNCANTISRAINQLNGVQRVETTFADERSKIAFNPDIISPREIVATIQQAGFDVASKESHFIIGGMTCNNCALAITKALNKNPGVIAATVQFADETAAVRYLPSMIQANDLRTIIENAGYSILSTHADTSSGNDAAEEARQQDFSNKRLKLIVGAALSIAIMVLSMSHMFGIDDIPGLTLTQQHWLAALLTLPVQFWVGKDYYTGAWKAARMHNTNMDTLVALGSSVAFFYSLTVLLLGLDITQFPVYFESAAMIITLIMAGKYIESKAKAQTSQAVKKLMGFQSSTAMIIRDGEEVEIAINDVKLNDIVLIKPGEKVPVDGILIAGSSNVDESILTGESIPQLKQTGDNVICGSINQTGAFRLQATAVGKDTTLSHIIKLVQDAQSSRAPIQALADTIASIFVPTVIGLAIVTGIAWYLWLATPYFPQLNPIGTALMFIAAVLLISCPCAMGLATPTAIMAGTGAGAELGLLIKDAESLERSCKLTTILLDKTGTVTEGKPTVGEILASQMTVEELLFLAASAEKNSEHPLGAAIVEHAKAQGITLTDGSNFNSVTGKGLKLRVNGKNIAIGNRRLMQDEAFDLFPWEEQAQALESKGHTVIFIGVDQQLAGMISIVDPVKPSSASAIKKMQDMGLTVKMLTGDNRRTALAVADQVGIARHNVVAEVLPAMKADAVKDQQGSNQVVAMVGDGINDAPALAQADVGIAIGTGTDIAIETADIVIMQGDLLKIPQAIALSRRTLQAIKQNLFWAFAYNIAAIPVAAGLLVPLLGPTFRLNPAIAALAMAMSSLFVVTNSLRLRHFGNVNQS, from the coding sequence GTGGCAACACCTGATCATAATGAGCCGAACACACAATTGATTACCGATATTATCGGGATGAATTGTAATAATTGTGCCAACACAATCTCTCGCGCTATCAACCAACTCAACGGTGTACAGCGCGTTGAAACAACCTTCGCCGATGAACGCAGTAAAATAGCATTCAATCCGGATATTATTTCCCCGCGGGAGATAGTCGCAACAATACAACAAGCTGGCTTTGACGTTGCCAGTAAAGAAAGCCATTTCATCATCGGTGGTATGACGTGTAACAACTGCGCACTCGCTATCACAAAAGCACTGAATAAAAACCCGGGAGTTATTGCTGCTACGGTACAATTTGCCGATGAAACGGCCGCAGTGCGATACCTGCCATCTATGATTCAGGCCAATGATTTACGCACGATCATAGAAAACGCCGGCTACTCAATTTTAAGCACCCACGCGGATACATCCTCAGGTAATGATGCTGCCGAAGAAGCACGCCAGCAAGACTTCAGCAACAAGCGCTTAAAACTAATCGTCGGTGCAGCTCTCAGCATAGCCATTATGGTGCTGAGCATGAGTCATATGTTTGGCATTGACGACATACCCGGCTTAACGCTTACCCAGCAACATTGGTTAGCTGCCCTGCTCACCTTACCGGTCCAGTTCTGGGTGGGCAAAGATTATTATACTGGCGCCTGGAAAGCGGCAAGAATGCACAATACCAATATGGACACATTGGTTGCACTGGGTTCATCCGTCGCATTTTTTTATAGTCTAACGGTTTTACTATTAGGTCTCGATATCACCCAGTTCCCGGTTTATTTTGAATCAGCGGCAATGATTATTACGCTGATCATGGCAGGAAAATATATTGAGTCCAAAGCTAAAGCCCAAACCAGTCAGGCGGTTAAAAAACTGATGGGCTTTCAATCCAGTACTGCGATGATTATTCGGGATGGGGAAGAAGTTGAAATAGCGATCAATGATGTCAAACTGAATGATATTGTACTGATCAAACCCGGCGAGAAAGTCCCGGTCGACGGCATCCTGATTGCTGGTTCCAGTAACGTAGATGAATCAATACTCACCGGTGAAAGCATTCCCCAACTCAAACAAACAGGTGATAACGTCATCTGTGGCAGCATTAATCAAACCGGCGCCTTTCGTTTACAAGCCACTGCCGTTGGCAAAGACACAACGTTGTCGCACATTATAAAGCTGGTACAGGATGCGCAATCCAGTCGCGCACCCATTCAGGCACTAGCCGATACCATTGCGTCTATCTTTGTACCCACTGTCATTGGCCTTGCGATTGTTACCGGCATTGCCTGGTATTTATGGCTGGCAACACCTTACTTTCCGCAACTAAACCCGATTGGCACCGCACTGATGTTTATCGCTGCGGTATTATTAATTAGCTGTCCCTGCGCTATGGGACTGGCAACACCTACCGCCATTATGGCCGGTACCGGTGCTGGCGCAGAATTGGGTTTATTAATTAAAGATGCCGAATCTTTAGAGCGAAGCTGTAAGCTTACGACCATACTACTGGATAAAACCGGAACCGTAACTGAAGGCAAACCCACAGTGGGTGAAATTCTCGCCAGTCAAATGACCGTGGAAGAATTGTTATTTCTGGCTGCCTCCGCTGAAAAAAACAGTGAGCACCCTTTAGGCGCAGCCATTGTCGAACATGCCAAAGCTCAAGGTATAACTCTCACTGATGGCAGTAATTTTAACTCCGTCACCGGCAAGGGCCTGAAACTTAGAGTAAATGGAAAGAATATTGCTATTGGTAATCGCCGCTTAATGCAGGATGAGGCATTTGACTTATTCCCCTGGGAAGAACAAGCACAGGCCTTAGAGTCCAAAGGACATACCGTTATTTTCATCGGCGTCGACCAACAACTCGCAGGTATGATTTCTATTGTCGACCCGGTCAAACCCAGCAGCGCTTCCGCTATAAAAAAAATGCAAGACATGGGACTAACAGTAAAAATGCTTACCGGTGATAACCGCCGCACCGCTTTAGCAGTTGCCGATCAAGTCGGTATTGCTCGCCATAATGTCGTCGCCGAAGTATTGCCTGCAATGAAGGCCGATGCAGTAAAAGATCAACAGGGTAGTAATCAGGTCGTGGCTATGGTCGGCGATGGTATAAATGACGCTCCCGCCCTCGCTCAAGCAGATGTTGGTATTGCCATTGGCACCGGCACTGATATTGCTATAGAGACTGCAGATATTGTTATCATGCAAGGAGACTTGCTGAAAATCCCGCAAGCAATTGCCCTCAGCAGAAGAACACTGCAGGCAATAAAACAAAATTTGTTTTGGGCCTTTGCTTATAACATTGCCGCTATCCCCGTTGCGGCAGGTTTGCTAGTGCCATTGCTAGGCCCCACATTTCGGCTAAACCCGGCTATTGCCGCCTTGGCTATGGCTATGAGCAGCCTTTTTGTAGTAACTAATAGCCTTCGCTTAAGGCACTTTGGTAACGTGAATCAATCCTGA
- a CDS encoding MFS transporter, translated as MQADQRKYGPVLLSAGVTGVNATTYFWAALVGICLVLCVNLLQPYLLQENLAIPRDQQGKITGSLALFQEIIVILAVVPLGWIADRIGRRPVFVSGFVLFSLGFILYPLAGSSADLYGFRFIIALGAAAYSIGLFSISADYPDNKDRGKWTMIFTLVQGVTAAFFAGPYLAKLPQLFIARDIDVITAGQYAFWVIAALGGFSAVVMAFGLAGPGIEKHQERSNWKDMLTTGIAEAKRNPRIAVSYVGAFATRGDFAIIAAFLMLWVTQAGTAQGMETKDALARAGMLFGLSQLAATVTALFIGPLLDKIDRLTGFVIAMGIATVCYLHMYFITDPLGSHMLLAVLLLGVAEMCTIVAGQVLMTQEAPSMLRGRVIGLFSLFGAFGIMVGTSVGGVLYDHWMKAGPYVFMG; from the coding sequence ATGCAAGCAGACCAAAGGAAGTATGGCCCGGTACTACTCAGCGCAGGGGTTACCGGTGTTAATGCCACTACCTATTTTTGGGCCGCATTGGTCGGTATCTGTTTAGTGCTTTGTGTGAATTTGTTGCAACCCTATTTACTTCAGGAAAACCTTGCTATTCCCCGTGACCAACAAGGGAAAATTACCGGAAGTTTGGCATTATTTCAGGAGATAATTGTCATATTGGCAGTAGTGCCATTAGGTTGGATTGCTGATCGAATAGGGCGGCGACCGGTTTTTGTTAGTGGCTTTGTGTTATTTAGTTTGGGTTTTATTCTATACCCGCTTGCTGGTTCCAGTGCCGACCTCTATGGATTCCGTTTCATTATCGCTCTGGGTGCGGCTGCTTATTCTATTGGCCTGTTTTCGATTAGTGCTGACTATCCTGATAACAAGGATCGTGGTAAGTGGACGATGATCTTTACTTTGGTGCAGGGTGTCACCGCCGCTTTTTTTGCGGGTCCTTATCTGGCTAAATTACCGCAGTTATTTATTGCTCGCGATATAGATGTAATTACTGCCGGCCAATACGCGTTTTGGGTGATTGCTGCGCTTGGCGGTTTTAGTGCCGTGGTGATGGCGTTTGGTTTGGCAGGACCCGGTATTGAAAAGCATCAAGAGCGCAGCAATTGGAAAGATATGCTCACTACTGGAATAGCAGAGGCCAAACGTAACCCTCGCATAGCGGTTAGTTATGTAGGTGCTTTTGCAACCCGTGGTGACTTTGCCATTATCGCAGCTTTTTTAATGTTATGGGTAACCCAGGCGGGTACCGCACAGGGAATGGAAACCAAAGATGCGTTGGCTAGAGCAGGTATGCTATTTGGACTGTCACAACTTGCGGCAACCGTGACGGCATTATTTATCGGGCCTTTGTTAGATAAGATTGATCGGCTGACAGGCTTTGTTATTGCTATGGGGATTGCAACAGTTTGTTATTTGCATATGTATTTTATTACTGATCCGCTCGGTTCTCATATGTTGCTTGCGGTACTGCTGTTGGGTGTGGCTGAGATGTGTACGATTGTTGCCGGACAGGTTTTGATGACTCAGGAAGCACCTAGCATGTTACGTGGTCGGGTTATTGGTTTGTTCAGCTTGTTCGGTGCTTTCGGTATTATGGTAGGCACCTCAGTAGGTGGTGTGCTGTATGACCATTGGATGAAAGCGGGTCCCTATGTGTTTATGGGGTGA
- a CDS encoding nuclear transport factor 2 family protein: protein MKVFLLLTTLLLSFSHGCFAAGDHEMPLSAKPIVEIRELSADEKTIQNLLNTYAQAMEQRSIKLAEQVVIPDDFSTIESGYPNWSWQDFRDNHLSKELDSFTDVTYTIQLLLGELNGELGFAIYKFTAAGVLKGKAGAADIPMSISGLATAILEQTSIADKPQWRIHHIHSSAPRQGSGAH from the coding sequence ATGAAAGTATTTTTGTTACTCACAACCCTACTGCTAAGCTTTTCCCATGGCTGCTTCGCTGCTGGCGACCATGAAATGCCACTATCGGCAAAACCCATTGTCGAAATACGCGAACTTAGCGCTGATGAAAAAACCATTCAAAATTTACTAAATACTTATGCTCAAGCTATGGAACAACGTTCCATCAAACTGGCTGAGCAAGTAGTTATTCCCGATGATTTTTCTACCATTGAATCCGGCTACCCGAATTGGTCATGGCAAGACTTTCGTGACAATCACCTGAGCAAAGAATTAGATTCATTTACTGATGTCACCTACACCATTCAGTTATTATTGGGCGAATTAAATGGTGAACTGGGCTTTGCGATCTACAAATTTACTGCGGCGGGTGTGCTAAAGGGCAAAGCAGGGGCTGCGGATATCCCTATGTCTATATCAGGATTGGCCACAGCTATACTGGAGCAAACCAGTATTGCAGATAAACCGCAATGGCGTATCCATCACATTCATTCCTCAGCACCCCGACAGGGCAGCGGCGCGCACTAA
- a CDS encoding MFS transporter: MRILFLVALLDAAGFGIIIPIFLYYALQLGASPDQATMFFSIYPVALMLAAPALGLMSDKYGRKPIMLLTLGASVIGYITLGFAQNLLMLAFARLIQGAAAGNMSVVQAYVADITDNESRAKGMGTIGAATGLGFVIGPALGAWLGGGSFENTSLELAAFCSAGASLVALLLVFFVLPESLDQEHRLENRNNKLRLNPFSSLPMALAKPALLGFFVCAMLFNIAGAFAEVILPLWLKDKLLISGPSQLMFLFLCAGLVLSFTQAKLIGPINKRLGEAKMFGLGAIGYAVALILIALSGAIQSYPAVILSWCLAGVSMALFFTGIQSLVSQNAEPHERGSVMGAFSAVGTLGRVIGPSLTGLIYVNIHPNAPFYLGAALLMIGLLINVIWQKRVA, from the coding sequence ATGCGAATTTTATTTTTAGTAGCGCTACTTGATGCCGCAGGCTTCGGCATTATTATCCCGATTTTTTTATATTACGCCTTACAGCTAGGCGCCTCGCCCGATCAAGCCACAATGTTTTTTTCAATCTACCCGGTGGCTTTAATGCTAGCCGCCCCGGCATTAGGCTTGATGAGTGATAAGTATGGCCGTAAACCGATCATGCTATTAACTCTTGGCGCATCTGTTATCGGTTACATTACGCTAGGTTTCGCCCAAAACTTGTTAATGCTGGCTTTCGCCCGTCTTATTCAGGGGGCCGCAGCAGGAAATATGTCTGTGGTACAAGCGTATGTGGCCGACATTACCGATAATGAATCCCGCGCCAAAGGCATGGGGACTATCGGCGCAGCAACCGGGCTTGGGTTTGTCATAGGGCCCGCCTTAGGCGCATGGTTAGGCGGAGGCAGTTTTGAAAATACCAGTTTGGAACTCGCCGCATTTTGCTCTGCTGGCGCTAGTTTGGTGGCGTTGTTACTGGTATTTTTTGTACTACCAGAGAGTCTGGATCAAGAACACCGCCTAGAAAACCGCAACAATAAACTGCGCCTTAATCCATTTTCAAGTTTACCGATGGCACTGGCCAAGCCTGCGTTACTGGGTTTTTTTGTTTGCGCCATGCTGTTTAATATTGCCGGTGCCTTTGCTGAAGTTATTTTACCGCTATGGTTAAAAGACAAACTCTTGATTAGCGGCCCCAGCCAGTTAATGTTTCTTTTTCTGTGCGCCGGACTGGTGCTAAGCTTTACCCAAGCCAAACTAATAGGACCGATCAATAAGCGCCTTGGCGAAGCAAAAATGTTTGGCTTGGGCGCTATTGGTTACGCTGTAGCACTCATCCTGATCGCCTTATCCGGTGCAATACAATCCTACCCTGCAGTCATTCTTTCCTGGTGCCTGGCCGGAGTATCTATGGCTTTATTCTTTACTGGTATCCAATCACTGGTATCACAAAATGCCGAGCCCCATGAACGCGGCAGCGTGATGGGAGCATTTTCTGCTGTCGGCACTTTAGGCCGGGTTATTGGCCCCAGCCTCACCGGGTTAATTTATGTGAACATTCACCCGAATGCGCCATTCTATTTAGGCGCAGCATTGTTGATGATTGGCTTACTGATTAATGTTATCTGGCAAAAGCGAGTAGCCTAA
- a CDS encoding FHA domain-containing protein, which yields MSKRSIKLDGKTTSLFLEEAFWQELEVRAEAANTSWSNYLRTMLSESKPATNRSAAIKEALLNKVRTERDSLLNPENNKLESLWLIEIKGVRSRRQFHQKLITIGAASDNDIVIDEPNVEAHHCTLALCGGKWWLFDLNSSAGIYLNGKQVQSKTVPRRSEINVGRCQIIKV from the coding sequence ATGAGTAAACGCAGCATAAAGCTCGATGGCAAAACGACATCACTATTTCTGGAAGAGGCTTTCTGGCAAGAATTGGAAGTCCGAGCAGAGGCAGCGAATACCAGCTGGAGCAACTATTTACGCACCATGCTCAGCGAGAGCAAACCTGCTACGAATCGTTCAGCGGCCATCAAGGAGGCACTTCTCAATAAAGTTCGCACCGAACGGGATAGTTTATTAAACCCTGAAAATAACAAGCTAGAATCCTTATGGTTGATCGAAATTAAAGGGGTTCGCAGCCGCAGGCAATTTCACCAAAAACTTATTACCATTGGTGCTGCCAGTGACAATGATATCGTCATTGATGAACCAAACGTCGAGGCCCATCATTGCACGCTGGCACTTTGCGGTGGTAAATGGTGGCTATTCGATTTAAATTCGAGCGCAGGTATTTATTTAAACGGTAAACAGGTGCAATCCAAAACTGTACCCAGAAGAAGTGAAATCAACGTAGGACGCTGTCAAATAATCAAAGTTTAA
- a CDS encoding bifunctional serine/threonine-protein kinase/formylglycine-generating enzyme family protein → MTEIPDKLGFYKIIRKVGSGGMADVYEATDEQLDRQVALKVLPPEFARDKELSSRFDQEVLSTAKLKHPNIVTIYGVGHEEGYTFYTMELLHGGDLKAKINEGVSIKEVISIARQISKALAYAHKQGLVHRDIKPENILFNESGDAILTDLGIAKIMGKNTTQVGTTMGTPYYMSPEQAMASTIDGRSDLYSMGVIIYRMLTRELPFDAEDSQGIIQKHIQQAPPVLPDEFEEFQPLLDKLLAKSPDDRFQSGDALVSALDALERKMSRGFTDKNETTLMRDQIAKSHTSGPKSKSIITAASTSKKIQTGMAITVLIIMAVAAYLFSTTGGAPPAAHPTTAEVETDVNKEDKKAAVTGRAILYLNGQPAGAEVFFNEKSLGITPLTLENLPAGEQQITIQKQYYQPQQLSVTLVDDELVKSDYKLAKGQGTLTIISSPEQASVYLNGKLHPSTTPISIELLQAGEYTIKIQKEDGAFEGQFQLNHADKLVLRPTLTKGDLIAYNKQWFSQQELLALAEKDLTAKRAFLPAGDNALLKYRAILSASNNANKAAQQKLETVLTLINQSFEQLLANKAFDQASKQLSYVSAEIPEFKDISTIANRLKEAIAQEEIVAKQQQYKQQRAEINKLIKARNFKQAETKLKQLNNDFPKGEDNNNLSTALKQAKQDYANQVTRYSGLFVEVPKSSITLDTGKKLSVNPFYIGEKEITFSQWDACVQDNACSHKPEDNNWGRGNRPVINISLEDINSQFIPWLNRKTGLSYRLPTEAEWEQAVNSSSDFFWGSSAAPGFANGSQNFGWPNDGYKDSTAPVGSFKANSLGIFDLHGNVLEWTISCWTDQRDEKIVVNASTTDCSRFVTKGGSWKSGSKFMHTKARVKTSKFSRSNENGFRLVKNNSRGEIR, encoded by the coding sequence GTGACTGAGATTCCCGATAAATTAGGATTCTATAAAATCATCAGGAAAGTTGGCTCGGGAGGAATGGCCGATGTCTATGAAGCTACGGACGAGCAATTAGACCGGCAAGTAGCACTGAAAGTATTACCACCGGAATTTGCTCGGGACAAAGAGTTATCCAGCCGATTTGATCAGGAAGTTCTCTCCACTGCTAAATTAAAACACCCCAATATTGTCACTATCTATGGCGTCGGCCATGAGGAAGGCTACACCTTTTACACCATGGAGTTGCTTCATGGCGGGGATTTAAAAGCTAAAATCAATGAAGGCGTTTCAATAAAAGAAGTCATCAGCATCGCACGCCAAATTAGTAAGGCGCTGGCTTATGCTCACAAGCAAGGCCTCGTTCACCGCGATATAAAACCGGAAAACATTCTATTTAATGAATCCGGTGATGCCATTCTCACCGATTTAGGCATTGCCAAAATCATGGGGAAAAACACCACTCAAGTCGGCACCACCATGGGGACACCCTACTATATGAGCCCTGAGCAGGCCATGGCCTCCACCATTGATGGGCGATCCGATTTATACAGCATGGGGGTTATTATTTATCGCATGCTAACGCGTGAATTGCCGTTTGATGCTGAAGATTCACAGGGAATTATTCAGAAACATATTCAACAAGCGCCCCCCGTCCTCCCTGATGAGTTTGAAGAGTTTCAACCGCTATTAGACAAGCTATTAGCAAAATCACCCGATGATCGCTTTCAAAGTGGAGACGCTTTAGTTTCCGCACTTGATGCCCTCGAAAGAAAAATGTCCCGTGGCTTCACCGATAAAAATGAAACCACGCTAATGCGAGATCAAATCGCCAAAAGCCATACCTCTGGCCCCAAATCAAAATCTATTATCACTGCCGCGTCGACTAGTAAAAAAATCCAGACTGGCATGGCTATCACAGTTTTAATAATAATGGCTGTAGCTGCCTATCTATTCAGTACCACAGGCGGCGCGCCACCAGCAGCACACCCTACTACCGCTGAGGTCGAAACCGACGTTAACAAAGAAGATAAAAAAGCCGCTGTAACAGGCCGTGCAATTTTGTATCTAAACGGCCAGCCAGCAGGCGCTGAAGTTTTTTTTAATGAAAAAAGTCTGGGCATCACACCACTGACACTTGAAAATCTACCCGCTGGCGAACAGCAAATCACCATTCAAAAGCAATATTATCAACCGCAACAACTAAGCGTTACCCTGGTAGATGACGAGCTGGTCAAATCGGACTACAAGCTAGCAAAAGGACAGGGAACATTAACCATCATCAGCAGCCCGGAACAGGCGTCAGTATACCTCAATGGAAAATTACACCCATCAACAACCCCCATTTCTATTGAGCTGCTTCAGGCTGGGGAATACACGATCAAAATACAAAAAGAAGACGGCGCTTTTGAAGGACAATTTCAGCTGAATCACGCTGACAAGCTAGTTCTTCGACCGACTTTAACCAAAGGCGACTTAATAGCCTACAACAAACAATGGTTTAGTCAGCAAGAATTATTAGCGCTAGCTGAAAAAGACCTGACTGCAAAGCGCGCGTTTTTACCGGCGGGCGATAACGCCCTATTAAAGTACCGGGCGATTCTATCAGCCTCTAATAATGCTAACAAAGCAGCACAACAAAAGCTGGAAACCGTATTAACCCTCATCAATCAATCTTTCGAGCAACTTTTAGCAAACAAAGCCTTTGATCAAGCAAGCAAACAACTCAGCTATGTGAGCGCTGAGATACCCGAATTTAAAGATATCAGCACGATAGCAAATAGACTAAAGGAAGCTATCGCACAGGAAGAGATCGTCGCCAAACAACAACAGTACAAACAACAGCGCGCTGAGATCAACAAGCTAATTAAGGCGCGAAATTTCAAACAGGCCGAAACTAAACTGAAACAATTGAACAATGACTTCCCGAAAGGCGAGGACAATAATAATTTATCTACTGCTCTCAAGCAGGCGAAACAAGACTATGCCAACCAGGTTACGCGCTATAGCGGCCTATTTGTAGAAGTGCCCAAGAGCTCTATCACCTTAGACACTGGCAAAAAACTATCAGTGAATCCATTTTATATTGGCGAAAAAGAAATCACTTTTTCCCAATGGGATGCCTGCGTTCAGGACAATGCCTGTAGCCATAAACCCGAAGATAATAACTGGGGACGAGGCAATCGCCCGGTTATCAATATCAGCCTTGAAGATATTAATAGTCAATTTATTCCCTGGCTCAATAGAAAGACCGGCCTGAGCTATCGCCTGCCAACAGAAGCAGAATGGGAGCAAGCGGTAAACTCAAGCAGCGATTTTTTTTGGGGTAGCTCAGCTGCACCGGGATTTGCCAACGGCTCACAGAATTTTGGCTGGCCAAATGATGGCTACAAAGATTCAACTGCGCCGGTCGGTTCATTTAAGGCCAACAGCCTGGGAATTTTCGATTTACATGGCAACGTACTGGAATGGACAATAAGCTGCTGGACCGATCAACGCGACGAAAAAATAGTCGTAAATGCGAGTACTACAGATTGCTCTCGCTTTGTTACCAAAGGCGGATCCTGGAAAAGCGGCAGTAAATTTATGCACACTAAAGCTCGAGTTAAAACATCCAAATTCAGTCGATCTAATGAAAATGGATTCAGGCTGGTAAAAAATAACTCCAGGGGAGAAATACGCTAA